One Spiribacter halobius DNA segment encodes these proteins:
- a CDS encoding phage major capsid protein, with product MLEATANTRDFTVSDIRDAGADLFAKAMGARTTNSHPVAEQLRNRELSLAEAAYILGEPEVKRRGASGKTAGQVVGIGLTTDDFGSVMESAVGRVVSQAYLAASEHRNLVLPWPVPNYQPAQVATIDVDADTGEIGELEEIPSVQVSVPPGHTGSVESYAANLIVSYKLVVNDQLDVIATTARAIAVSAARREARRLYEFLEGNPEMGDGAAMFSSGAGNLVTGVSGVTAANLGTAMAALRNQKTPGDQYANHRVQTLIVPPAEEQPTYQALRETGIEGVSVIAAPWVASSNWYAMAAPDVAPTVAMMYLAPRGDTAMRTVRTYRRPGDRLNRRTGVEIAHDFGYAPVSRVGIVKLTN from the coding sequence ATGCTTGAAGCAACCGCCAACACTCGAGACTTCACCGTCTCGGACATCCGCGATGCGGGCGCCGATCTATTCGCCAAGGCGATGGGCGCACGCACCACGAATTCGCACCCCGTGGCCGAACAGCTCCGAAATCGGGAGCTGAGTCTGGCAGAGGCCGCATACATCCTCGGCGAGCCCGAGGTGAAGCGGCGCGGCGCAAGCGGCAAGACCGCGGGCCAGGTGGTCGGCATCGGACTGACCACCGACGACTTCGGCTCGGTGATGGAGTCCGCCGTCGGGCGCGTCGTCTCGCAGGCGTACCTTGCCGCGAGCGAGCATCGAAATCTGGTGCTCCCGTGGCCGGTGCCGAACTACCAGCCGGCACAGGTGGCCACCATCGACGTGGACGCCGACACGGGCGAGATTGGCGAGCTGGAGGAAATCCCCAGCGTTCAGGTGAGCGTGCCGCCCGGCCATACCGGCAGTGTCGAGAGCTACGCGGCCAACCTGATCGTTTCCTACAAGCTCGTCGTCAATGACCAGCTCGACGTGATCGCCACCACGGCCCGCGCCATTGCCGTCTCGGCAGCCCGGCGCGAGGCCCGTCGTCTTTACGAGTTTTTAGAAGGCAATCCCGAGATGGGTGACGGTGCCGCGATGTTCTCGTCTGGCGCGGGGAACCTAGTCACCGGCGTGAGCGGAGTCACGGCCGCCAACCTCGGCACCGCTATGGCCGCCCTGCGCAACCAGAAAACGCCAGGCGACCAGTACGCCAACCACCGGGTGCAGACCCTCATCGTCCCGCCGGCTGAGGAGCAGCCGACTTACCAGGCGCTCCGCGAGACCGGCATCGAAGGTGTCTCGGTGATCGCTGCGCCCTGGGTCGCCTCAAGCAACTGGTACGCGATGGCCGCCCCGGACGTGGCCCCCACCGTGGCGATGATGTACCTCGCCCCTCGCGGCGATACGGCCATGCGGACGGTGCGCACCTACCGCCGGCCGGGCGACCGCCTGAACCGTCGCACCGGCGTCGAGATTGCCCACGACTTCGGCTATGCCCCCGTGTCCCGGGTGGGCATCGTCAAGCTGACCAACTGA
- a CDS encoding terminase small subunit, with translation MKLSKQHLADLFGVTVRTVSEWQRDTEFPAPTREGRRNLYDAAAVVAWWRDREIARLIEGEDGRLLDLNHERARLAKAQADRQEYALARERGELVEAAAVGEVVGDDYTRMRARLLALPTKAAAMVTPETDTAVCQRILDDLVREALNELSDPNTVYQEAV, from the coding sequence ATGAAGCTGAGCAAGCAGCACCTCGCGGACCTGTTCGGCGTCACGGTGCGCACGGTCTCCGAGTGGCAGCGCGATACCGAGTTCCCGGCGCCGACTCGGGAAGGCCGCAGGAACCTCTACGACGCGGCCGCGGTGGTCGCCTGGTGGCGTGACCGGGAGATTGCCCGGCTCATCGAAGGCGAGGACGGCCGGCTGCTCGACCTGAACCACGAGCGGGCTCGGCTGGCGAAGGCACAGGCCGACCGACAGGAATACGCGCTGGCCCGCGAGCGCGGCGAGCTGGTCGAGGCGGCAGCGGTCGGCGAGGTGGTCGGCGACGACTACACGCGGATGCGCGCCCGACTGCTGGCGTTGCCGACCAAGGCCGCCGCGATGGTCACGCCCGAGACCGACACCGCGGTCTGCCAGCGCATCCTCGACGACCTGGTGCGCGAGGCCCTCAACGAGCTGAGCGATCCGAACACCGTCTACCAGGAGGCCGTGTAA
- a CDS encoding phage tail tape measure protein: protein MAGRTFTFGVRVTGDARGGVQAMQMTERELKDLRRELQRTDRGLKNSRRGFDRWARGMLSMRNAIGPLVGVAGAGMLARLGQQSISAASEVGKAADTAGVGAESLQELRFALGELANVSESQTDTALQRLNRRLGLAADGSGAAKDTFDELGIAMRDAGGRVRDTEVVLEEALRSLAEIDNNATRAAKASELFGEEMGPRIAASLSDGIQAMEDSRDRAHELNAVLGEDLVESAEKFDDWLRRLSIRLRGGFRRELLEAGAALERFFEIGEGEDLAFRIGRRLETLEEATMGRLELPARRVAELRQEIVWLAKDIDALDPSVVNVHPIQNQSTELPLPGLRFGFAEDTQRALDAAARRRQARRFVAENYGGSPGPNPLVDLPEVTMSMRELREAARSATEPVRELNNLGADLGMTFSSSLEDSLVSFDDWRDTVKSGLEDVARIIYRTFITAPLGRQAGNFVSGLFPSGGFEGVGNATPRAFADGGVIDRPTVALAGEAGPEAVFPLTRMGGKLGIQASGGAGDVHIHNEGQPMQVERFERRGPDLHVWVRNEMRRSLNQGELDREMAGNFGINRRGSR, encoded by the coding sequence ATGGCAGGCCGTACTTTCACCTTCGGCGTTCGCGTCACCGGCGACGCCCGCGGTGGTGTCCAGGCGATGCAGATGACCGAGCGCGAGCTCAAGGACCTTCGCCGGGAGCTACAGCGCACCGACCGAGGCTTGAAGAACAGTCGCCGTGGCTTCGATCGCTGGGCACGCGGAATGCTCAGCATGCGCAACGCCATCGGCCCGCTGGTGGGCGTGGCTGGTGCGGGCATGCTCGCCCGCCTTGGGCAGCAAAGCATCTCCGCGGCCTCTGAGGTCGGCAAGGCGGCGGATACCGCTGGCGTCGGGGCTGAGTCCCTTCAGGAATTGCGCTTCGCCCTCGGCGAGCTGGCGAACGTCTCCGAGAGCCAGACCGATACCGCTCTGCAACGGCTGAACCGTCGCCTCGGCCTTGCAGCGGACGGCAGCGGTGCGGCCAAGGACACCTTTGACGAACTCGGCATTGCGATGCGTGATGCCGGTGGCCGTGTCCGGGATACCGAGGTGGTCCTGGAAGAAGCGCTGCGGTCGCTCGCCGAGATCGACAACAATGCCACCCGGGCGGCCAAGGCATCGGAGCTGTTCGGCGAGGAGATGGGGCCACGGATCGCCGCCTCGCTGTCCGACGGCATCCAGGCGATGGAGGACTCCCGCGACCGTGCCCACGAGCTGAACGCGGTGCTCGGCGAGGACCTGGTGGAGTCCGCCGAGAAGTTCGACGACTGGCTGAGGCGGCTCTCGATCCGTCTCAGGGGCGGATTCCGCAGGGAGCTGCTGGAGGCCGGAGCGGCGCTGGAGCGTTTCTTTGAGATCGGTGAGGGTGAAGACCTCGCCTTCCGCATCGGCCGGCGCCTGGAGACGCTGGAAGAGGCGACGATGGGCCGCCTGGAGCTGCCCGCCCGGCGCGTGGCTGAGCTTCGGCAGGAGATCGTCTGGCTCGCGAAAGATATAGACGCGCTCGACCCCAGCGTTGTGAACGTTCACCCGATTCAAAACCAGTCCACCGAGCTGCCTCTGCCGGGCCTTCGCTTCGGCTTTGCAGAGGACACGCAACGCGCTCTGGATGCCGCCGCCCGTCGCCGACAGGCCCGCCGGTTCGTAGCCGAGAACTACGGCGGGAGCCCCGGCCCGAACCCTCTGGTGGACCTGCCCGAGGTCACCATGAGCATGCGGGAGCTGCGCGAGGCGGCGCGCAGTGCCACCGAGCCCGTGCGGGAGCTCAACAACCTCGGAGCCGATCTTGGGATGACCTTCTCCAGCTCTCTGGAAGATTCACTGGTCAGCTTCGATGACTGGCGCGATACCGTGAAGAGCGGCCTCGAGGACGTTGCCCGCATCATCTACCGCACCTTCATCACCGCACCGCTCGGACGCCAGGCGGGAAACTTCGTCTCGGGGCTGTTCCCCAGCGGCGGCTTTGAAGGCGTCGGGAACGCCACTCCGCGGGCCTTTGCGGATGGGGGCGTTATCGACCGCCCCACGGTCGCCCTTGCTGGCGAGGCTGGCCCCGAGGCCGTGTTCCCGCTTACCCGCATGGGCGGGAAGCTCGGGATTCAGGCGAGCGGTGGCGCCGGCGACGTTCACATCCACAACGAAGGCCAGCCGATGCAGGTTGAGCGCTTCGAGCGGCGAGGCCCTGATCTTCACGTCTGGGTGCGCAACGAGATGCGCCGAAGCCTGAACCAGGGCGAGCTGGACCGTGAGATGGCCGGCAACTTCGGGATCAACCGCCGGGGCTCGCGATGA
- a CDS encoding HIRAN domain-containing protein, with the protein MGNYSSYIAGIINKQRRKAASRLTSGSQLVAKREPDNPVDPNAVALYLGDHTMVGYIPARHASWLAERMDKGRSVFVQVKDVRLEGFFWNRRVFVDVTIKTGVDAE; encoded by the coding sequence ATGGGCAACTATTCATCCTACATCGCAGGCATCATCAACAAGCAGCGTCGGAAGGCCGCCAGCCGGCTAACCTCGGGCTCTCAGCTCGTCGCCAAGCGTGAACCTGATAATCCGGTAGACCCCAACGCGGTAGCCCTTTACCTCGGCGACCACACGATGGTCGGCTACATACCGGCGAGGCATGCGTCATGGCTCGCGGAGAGAATGGACAAGGGCCGCTCCGTATTCGTCCAAGTGAAAGACGTGAGACTGGAAGGCTTCTTCTGGAACCGCCGCGTATTCGTGGATGTGACGATCAAGACCGGAGTAGATGCCGAGTAG
- the gltX gene encoding glutamate--tRNA ligase codes for MTVKTRFAPSPTGYLHIGGARTALFCWLYARRHGGRFVLRIEDTDRERSTPEAINAILEGMAWLGLDYDEGPFYQTQRFDRYREVLDRMLAEGTAYRCYCSRQRLEQLREAQLARKEKPRYDGRCRDLDGPPADAEGEPVVRFRQPREGMTVVDDRVKGRVAFQNSELDDLIIARADGTPTYNFVVVVDDMDMAITHVIRGDDHLNNTARQANILQALGVTPPVYAHVPMILDEHGKKLSKRTGAASVMDYRDQGFLPEAVVNYLVRLGWAHGDQEIFTLDEMVEHFDIGDINHSASSLNPSKLEWLNQHYLKTLPPAHVARHLAWHLGALGIDPTEGPDLEAIVAAQAERSRTLVEMAENSRFFFREPEGYDEKAARKHLGEGSAPVLAALRLALGTLESWTAEAIHAAVQGVADEQDLKLGKVAQPLRVAVSGGPVSPPIDVTLALLGRESTLRRIEAAEAHIRSTAGA; via the coding sequence ATGACGGTGAAGACGCGTTTCGCCCCGAGCCCCACCGGCTATCTGCACATCGGCGGTGCCCGCACGGCGCTGTTCTGCTGGCTCTACGCGCGGCGCCACGGCGGGCGGTTCGTACTGCGAATCGAGGACACGGATCGCGAGCGCTCCACCCCCGAGGCCATCAACGCCATTCTCGAAGGCATGGCCTGGCTCGGGCTCGATTACGACGAAGGGCCCTTCTACCAGACCCAGCGCTTCGACCGTTATCGCGAGGTGCTGGACCGGATGCTTGCCGAAGGGACGGCCTACCGCTGCTACTGCTCCCGGCAGCGGCTGGAGCAGTTGCGCGAGGCCCAGCTCGCGCGCAAGGAGAAGCCCCGCTACGACGGCCGCTGCCGGGATCTTGACGGGCCGCCCGCCGACGCCGAGGGCGAGCCGGTGGTCCGCTTCCGTCAGCCCCGCGAGGGCATGACCGTGGTGGACGACCGGGTGAAGGGCCGCGTCGCCTTCCAGAACAGCGAGCTGGACGACCTCATCATCGCCCGGGCCGACGGGACGCCCACCTACAACTTCGTGGTCGTGGTGGACGACATGGACATGGCGATCACCCACGTCATCCGGGGTGACGACCACCTGAACAACACCGCCCGCCAGGCCAACATCCTCCAGGCGCTCGGCGTGACGCCGCCGGTGTACGCCCACGTGCCGATGATCCTGGACGAGCACGGCAAGAAGCTCTCAAAGCGCACCGGTGCCGCCAGCGTGATGGATTACCGCGATCAGGGCTTCCTGCCGGAAGCGGTGGTGAACTATCTGGTGCGCCTTGGCTGGGCCCACGGCGACCAGGAGATCTTCACCCTGGACGAGATGGTGGAGCACTTCGATATCGGCGACATCAACCATTCCGCCTCGAGCCTCAACCCCTCCAAGCTCGAATGGCTGAACCAGCACTACCTGAAGACCCTGCCGCCCGCCCACGTCGCGCGGCATCTGGCCTGGCACCTGGGTGCGCTCGGCATCGACCCGACCGAGGGGCCGGACCTGGAAGCCATCGTGGCGGCGCAGGCCGAGCGCAGTCGCACGCTGGTGGAGATGGCGGAGAACAGCCGCTTCTTCTTCCGCGAGCCGGAGGGCTACGACGAGAAGGCGGCGCGCAAGCATCTGGGGGAGGGCTCCGCGCCGGTTCTGGCGGCGCTGCGGCTTGCCCTCGGCACCCTCGAGAGCTGGACCGCCGAGGCCATCCACGCGGCGGTGCAGGGTGTCGCCGATGAGCAGGACCTCAAGCTCGGCAAGGTGGCCCAGCCGCTGCGCGTGGCGGTCTCCGGCGGGCCGGTGTCGCCGCCCATCGATGTCACCCTGGCGCTGCTCGGCCGGGAGTCGACGCTGCGCCGTATCGAGGCCGCCGAGGCGCATATCCGGAGCACCGCCGGTGCTTGA
- a CDS encoding alpha-amylase family glycosyl hydrolase, protein MSPLADDAWWRGGIIYQIYPRSFLDASGDGVGDLEGILRRLDHVAGLGVDAVWISPFFRSPMQDFGYDVADYRAVDPMFGSLETFDRVLAEAHRLGLRVLIDQVPSHTSDQHPWFLESRASRDNPRADWYVWVDPKPDGMPPNNWLSVFGGSAWQWDSVRCQYYLHNFLASQPDLNYHNPAVQDAMLAEMRFWLERGVDGFRLDAINFCFHDAALRDNPPRAGRAAATTVSGPENPYSWQVHVYDKSRPEMIGWLRHIRSLAREFGDAVLMGEIGDERGPELMAEYTAGGERLHMAYSFDLLTERGDAAYLRERVEGTVRALGENGYACWSIGNHDVPRVVTRWGRGAPPEKVAPLYLALLLSLPGAACLYQGDELGLPEADLTYEDLRDPYGIRFWPRFRGRDGCRTPMPWAADPPGAGFTTGRPWLPIPEAHRPLAVDRQAGVPGSVLEACRAFIAWRRGYPALRHGAARFHEAPPGVLLLERHVPGERLLAAFNLTASPAQVPLPGPVAALAGNGFGGRLVGGAVELEGHDAFFGRILGRG, encoded by the coding sequence ATGAGCCCGTTGGCTGACGATGCATGGTGGCGCGGGGGCATCATCTACCAGATCTACCCGCGCAGCTTCCTGGACGCGAGTGGTGACGGCGTCGGGGATCTGGAGGGCATCCTGCGCCGGCTTGATCACGTGGCCGGGCTGGGTGTGGACGCGGTCTGGATTTCCCCCTTCTTCCGCTCGCCGATGCAGGATTTCGGCTACGACGTTGCCGACTACCGCGCCGTGGACCCGATGTTCGGCAGCCTGGAGACCTTCGACCGCGTGCTCGCCGAGGCGCATCGCCTGGGCCTGCGCGTGCTCATCGACCAGGTGCCGAGCCACACGTCGGACCAGCACCCCTGGTTCCTGGAGAGCCGCGCGAGTCGCGACAATCCGAGGGCGGACTGGTACGTCTGGGTGGACCCGAAACCGGACGGGATGCCGCCGAACAACTGGCTGTCGGTCTTCGGCGGCTCCGCGTGGCAGTGGGACAGCGTGCGCTGCCAGTATTACCTGCACAATTTCCTCGCGAGCCAGCCCGACCTCAACTACCACAACCCGGCGGTGCAGGACGCCATGCTCGCCGAGATGCGCTTCTGGCTCGAGCGCGGCGTCGACGGCTTCCGCCTCGACGCCATCAACTTCTGCTTCCACGATGCCGCGCTGCGTGACAACCCGCCGCGCGCGGGCCGCGCTGCCGCCACCACGGTGTCCGGCCCGGAGAACCCGTACTCGTGGCAGGTCCACGTGTACGACAAGTCGCGCCCGGAGATGATCGGCTGGCTGCGGCATATACGGTCACTGGCACGGGAGTTCGGTGACGCGGTCCTCATGGGCGAGATTGGCGACGAGCGGGGCCCCGAGCTCATGGCGGAATACACCGCCGGTGGCGAGCGGCTGCACATGGCCTACAGCTTTGACCTGCTCACCGAACGCGGCGACGCCGCCTACCTCCGCGAGCGGGTGGAGGGCACGGTGCGGGCCCTGGGTGAGAACGGCTACGCCTGCTGGTCGATCGGCAATCACGACGTGCCGCGGGTGGTGACCCGCTGGGGGCGCGGCGCGCCGCCGGAGAAGGTGGCGCCGCTCTACCTCGCCCTGCTGCTGTCGCTACCCGGGGCGGCCTGCCTGTACCAGGGCGACGAGCTTGGCCTGCCGGAGGCGGATCTGACCTACGAGGACCTGCGGGATCCTTACGGCATCCGCTTCTGGCCGCGCTTTCGCGGGCGCGATGGCTGCCGCACGCCGATGCCATGGGCGGCGGATCCGCCGGGCGCCGGGTTCACGACGGGACGGCCCTGGCTGCCGATCCCGGAGGCCCACCGGCCCCTCGCCGTGGACCGCCAGGCCGGCGTACCGGGCAGCGTCCTGGAGGCCTGCCGGGCGTTCATCGCCTGGCGGCGCGGATACCCGGCCCTGCGCCATGGCGCGGCGCGCTTCCATGAGGCGCCGCCGGGCGTGCTGCTGCTCGAGCGCCACGTCCCCGGCGAGCGGCTGCTGGCGGCGTTCAACCTCACCGCGAGCCCGGCGCAAGTGCCCCTGCCCGGACCGGTGGCGGCGCTCGCCGGCAACGGCTTCGGTGGCCGCCTTGTCGGCGGCGCCGTGGAGCTGGAGGGCCACGACGCATTCTTCGGGCGTATCCTGGGCCGTGGCTAG
- a CDS encoding TOBE domain-containing protein, whose product MTVHDDIALGLNVKQGGSEAVRAKVQETARLLQIDALLERLPGQLSGGQRVAGRVLVSEHPGESTLVHVDCPAFPDGLVARFDGARAYREGESVELALPPLACHVFDADGQARERRFRCEEGAHPANR is encoded by the coding sequence ATGACCGTCCACGACGACATCGCCCTCGGGCTCAACGTGAAGCAGGGCGGATCCGAGGCAGTGCGCGCGAAGGTGCAGGAGACGGCTCGGCTGTTGCAGATCGACGCCCTGCTGGAGCGACTGCCCGGTCAGCTCTCTGGCGGGCAGCGCGTCGCCGGGCGTGTGCTGGTCAGCGAGCACCCGGGCGAGAGCACCCTGGTGCATGTCGACTGCCCCGCCTTCCCGGATGGCCTCGTGGCGCGCTTCGACGGTGCCCGCGCCTACCGCGAGGGTGAGTCCGTCGAGCTCGCCCTGCCGCCGCTCGCCTGCCATGTGTTCGACGCCGACGGCCAGGCCCGCGAGCGGCGGTTCCGCTGCGAGGAGGGAGCACACCCCGCGAATCGGTGA